The following is a genomic window from Verrucomicrobiota bacterium.
TGAACTCATTCGCTACGCAGGAGATCGCAACCAGATCTTTAACATCCACATGCGAAACATCAAGGGAGGATGGGGCAACTTCCAGGAAGTGTACCCAGATAATGGCGACATGGATTTCTTAAAAGTCATGCGCTCATTAAGAGACGTTCAATACAAATACATGATTATGCCCGATCACGTCCCGAATCACCCGGATGATCCGGACGGCAGCCAAGGCTTTGCATTTTGCTATGGTTACCTCGGGGCGCTTATCAAGGCAGTAAACGCAGAAGCCGAAGCGAGCAGCTAGTGTAGCCCGCCATAAAAAGCAAAACATTCGACGTCGGGGTCATTCCTTGGAATCTTGACGTAGCTTGCGGAGTCAACTGATGGCTTCGCGTGTCGACTTCGTCTCGAAACAAGGTTTGACCCCCTCCTTGATGGTCGGCGAAATATAAGTTACAAGACGTTTGGCGACCCACACTAGGAATTAAGCGCTTTTCGCAGACGGTCCGTCCGCTCAGCCAAGGTTTTGTCAAACTTGGGAACACCTTCTTCCGCAGGTTCTACCTTAAGGACGCAAACCAATGGACCGGGCTCTTCAAACAGCTTCGGTAAGATTTCTTCGAAAGCTTCCTCGTTATCGATCGTGTATACCTTTTCCAATCCGGCTCCACGAGCCATCGCTTCAAAATCCATGATACCAACACCGGGCACTTTCTGATTCCCCGTCACCTCATAAGTGCCATTTTCAACAATGATCATGGCATAATTTTCACAAGGCCGCTGCGCCAAAGTGATAAAGGTTCCAAGACACATTACCATACTCCCATCACCATTCAGAGTGATTACCCGTAGCTCTGGTTTTGCAATGGCGATACCAAGGGCAAAGTCCGCGGCATGACTCATGGCACTATCGACAGAAGCAAAGTCGAGATCGGTATCGGACAATTTTTCCCACGGCTTTGCTGTTCCCATGCAGGTGATAAAAAGCTCTTTCTTCCGACGAGCCGCCAACTTTTCCAGACAAGTATATTTGTTCAGCATATTCAGACGGTGGTTTCAGCAATTAAAATGGCGGTGGGCATCGAGGTTGATTCGGCGATCTTGAACGCACGACCAATCATCGTCACGTCTTCATCATCCAACATAATCTTATACGGAATTCGCCAGGCATTCAAAGTAGGTTCGGTGAACTCCGCCACCGAATCCCTATTCTCAACACCTGGAGCCAAGGTCTTAAATCCACGATATCCTATTAGCATCACCTGAGGAATCCGCATGTTCCAGGAGCACCCACGAAATGCATCCCCTGCTTCCAATAGACCGGTGTTTTGAATAAGCACCAACGGCTTCTTTCCTCCAAGCTGAAGACCTGCGGCAATCGCAAAAGCCTCCCCTTCCCGACTTACATGGACTATCTCAATCTCATCGTCGGCTTGTATCTTTTGAAAAAGCACGCGACAAAGGTTGTCGGACAATCCAACCACGTGAGTGACACCCTGATCCTTCAATGCTCGATGAATTTTGGAAGAACTTATCATTAAATCTTAGCTATGCATAAAACAAGATACAGGTCCAGATAAGTGATCACATAAGAATCACTGAGATGAGTTGACGGTATTATTTTGCGCAATCATACATTCAACAACAACCTGTTATAACCCTAAAGAATTACCATGGCCCTTAAGAACCGTCCCCGAACTTTCGTATTTTTCATCTCGATTCTGGCTACCATCCTTCTGGGAGGTTTGACCGGCTGCGATCAAAGCCAACCACAGATAAAGGAAACTCCAACCGGCGCTCCGGATCTGACCTTTGCCGTAATGGGTGATGTGCCCTACGGACTCACACCGGATGAAATTCGCGCAGAAGAAATCATCCTGAAACAACAAATTGCTGATTTGAACCAGAACGATTCGTTGTCCTTTGTGATGCACGTGGGAGACATTAAAAAAGGAATTCCACCTTGTGAACCAGGCGTCTACAAAACGGTAGCCGGCATTCTACGCACGAACAAACATCCTACTTTCATCATTCCAGGAGACAACGAATGGAACGATTGCCAGAATCCAGAGGAGGCCTGGAAACTTTGGGAGGCTAACTTCACTCGCTTCGACGAACATTGGCCAAACGAACTGGGCGTGGTTCGACAATCGAATCGGCAAGAAAATTTTTCGTTCGTTATCCAAGGAACACTATTTATCGGCATCAATATGGTAGGCGGAAAAGTGCACGATTGGAAGGAATGGGAAAGCAGAATAGAAGACGACCGACAATGGATTGAGACCCAGTTTAAACGTCATTCACGAGATTGCAATGCTGCCGTCATATTTACCCACGCTAATCCGGGGGCAAAAGTCGGAGGAACGTTTGAACTAAAGATTCACGCCTTCGGACCTGTGATTGAGTATCTCGACAAAGAGACAGACTTTGCCAAGCCGATACTTTTGATTCACGGTGACGGTCACAAGTGGATCGAGGATCACCCGTTCCCGACGGCGGGTGATAGAATCACACGAGTTCAAGTAACCGCCGGTGGATTGGAAGCACCACTTCAAGTAGAAGTCAGAAAGGACGCTTCAAACCCTTTTCACCTCATAAGGAGTTTCTAGTGAACAGAAAATAGCCGCGGAAATATCCTCTATTCAGAGTTATCCAACTATTTCAGCTTTCTACCCTTAGCTTTCAGCCTTCCCTCTTCAGGTTCCCTGAACCTCTATTGGATCTTCGATACTTTCCTGCCAGGATTCCAACTCGCGGGTCATGCTTGAAACCCGGGAAGCATAATCGCGCTGCGAATACACATTCTGAGTTTCACCGGGATCTTTATTTAGATCATAAAGCTGGGATTTATCCTTGTCGCTTAAGCACAACTTGTAGCCTTCCGGGCTAACGACGGCCCGGGTATTTACGTTGACAGCTTTTTCCGCTTCCTCAGCCGTTATGATTCCTTCTTTCATCAAAGTGTTATAGCGTCCCGAAGGATGAGCATGCCATTGGAGAAATACGGGTTCGGGTTTCGAGCTACCTTCCAAGTAACGTGTGTAGCTTTTTCCCGGCAACGGTTCAGCATGATCCGCCTTGCCAGCCAAATCCAAAACAGTCGGAGTCAGGTCGATGTGGCTTACCGGATTCGAAATCCTTCGCTTGGAGAAACCTCGATTTGGGTACCGGATGAGACAGGGCACCCTGGCAGCTTCCTCATACATGACACTTTTATAGTATAATCCATGACTGCCCATCATCTCACCATGATCGCTCGTGTAAACGACGATGGTATTTTCATCCAATCCGTTTCTTTCCAGCTCCGACAAGATTCCACCCACCGCGACATCAACCATGGTTACCAATCCCCAATAACGGGACGTTTCCCGACGAATGTCGGCTTGGGTGATACCACGATCCAAGGAGGCGAACAATCGAAGAAAGTGATAACGGAGCGGTTCACTGGCGTCTGGATAGTCATTCCAGTTTTTTGGTAGATTTACTTCATCTTCCGGATAATATCCGTTCAAAGGCCCGAAGTTCGGATCGTGCGGCTCCAGAAAATTTACATGGAGCATGAAGGGCTCATCTTTAATCTGAATCATCCAACAGCTTCGGCTGGGTAGCGATCGATTCGGATAACGGGATATTATTATCAATACAGCCGGTTTGGGTGGGCCACAATCCCGTCAAAACTGAGCTGCGCGACGGCGTGCATATTGGTTGAGTTACATAGGATCTTTCAAACACCGTACTCTCACTCGCCAGGCGATTCAGATGGGGTGCATGGATCCGATGATTTCCATAGGCCGCCAAGGTATCGAAACGCTGTTGGTCCGTCCAAATAAAGAGGATGTTGGGCTTATCGGTTCGTCCACCACGCTTTGCGATTTGAGGAAAAGCCTTTTGCGTCAAAGCCAAAGCACCGAGCGAAGCGGTTGAAGTAATAAAATGTCGACGCGATACGGACATGAACAACGCATACCTTTACAAACCGGTACGGAGTCTGTCAATTCACCTGGAAAGTGAACCTGATAAAGTTCTCACAAAAAGCTGACCCGGAGAGCCAGCTTTTTGTGAATGATCAGAGCGTATCTACTCCAAAATTACTTCTGCCCATAGTAAGCACCTTTGCCGTGCTTGCGGAGGTAGTGCTTGTCGAGCTGGTGTTCGGACAGGGAATTGGACTCCGGATTAAGCAAGAGATTTTTGAAGGTCATCTCTGCAATAACTTCCAGGGCAAAGGCGGTTTCCACTGCTTTGGCACCTGAGGTTCCCCAGACAAACGGTGCATGGCCGTTGAGGAGCACCGCGTTGATCTGCTCGGGATTGAGGTCCTCGAAAGTTTCGACAATTAGGTTTCCCGTTTCCCACTCATAGTGACGACTGACTTCATCTGGAGTCATGCGACGCGTTACCGGAACATCACCGTAAAAATAGTCAGCATGAGTGGTACCCATACATGGGATACTTCTGCCCGCCTGGGCAAAGGCCGTTGCGTTTCGCGAATGCGTGTGCACGACCGCGCGAACATGAGGAAAGGCCTGGAACAGCCTGAGGTGAGTCGGCGTGTCCGAGCTGGGCCTAAGTGAACCGTAAAGCTTTGCCACTTCCAGATCTAATACAAAATGGTCATCGGGCTTGGCGTTGAAATCCATCACACAGATATCATCGGGCGTCAGCGATTCATAAGGAACACCACTCGGCTTAATTGCCACAGCACCCTGCTCAGGATCCCCGACGCTTACATTGCCGAAGGTAAGATCTACAATGCCCAGTTTGGGAAGTTGTTTATTGGCTTCGCAGCATTCTTCACGAAGCGCTAAAAAATTATCGTTCATAAATAAAGATAGTAAAAATGAGTTTGTTGGAACCACAGAAAGCGCAAAAGGCGCAAAACCCACCGAGATTTTGCCTCAGTACCCTTCCGATATTAGATCTATCCTCTTCCTTTTGTGTATCCTGTGCTTTTTGTGGTTACTTTAATTAGTATAAAATCTGAGTAATCTATCATCAACCTGTGCGAATCCGTGAGAAGCATGGTGATAAACCTCATTGAAGCGAATCTCTTTTTTAAAGGCTCGAATCGAGGTTGAGTCATCAATAAGGAAAAACTCGATACCAGCAATCTCGGCAAGATCTTCGAGTTTGAACCCACCTTAGCCAGAGCATCCGGGCCGTAGAGGTGCTGACTTCCAGTTACGAAGCAGATATTCTGATGACTAAAGTCGAGTAAACTCATGGATGCCCTAAAGTTTAAATATTCGCTGTTTAATAGTCTAGGTGTAATATTTTCGAAAATATGATTCTGTAATCATGATTTTGTTAACAATGATTTTCGAAAAGGTCATAAAATAAAGAAATCAATTGCTTTTTAGAAATCGATCCACACATCAAAATTATCCCTTTCGGGCTGTTTCCTTTATCTCGAGCAAACGCTTCATCACACCACCAAGATCAACGCCACTCACACCACCAAAGGCGTCATGCAATTTTTTATACTCCGCATACAACTCATTGTACACAACTTGCGACGCGGAATTCGGTTTGTAAGATACGTCCTTGAGACGGGTCATGGCCGCCTGGGCAGATTGAAAATCGTCGTATCCGCCCTTGGCAGAACCGGCGACGACCGCTGCACTCACGGCTGATCCCAAGGCACAGGTCTGAGAAGAACCGGAGATCAACATCTCACGCCCGGTAATGTCCGCATAGATTTGCATGAGCATCGGATTCTTTTCCGCAATTCCCCCAGCGCAAACTACGCGGTTCACGGGCACGCCATATTCATCCAGACGCTCAAGAATCGAACGGGCTCCAAAGGCAGTCGCCTCAATCAAAGCGCGATAAATCTCCGCCTGCGACGTGTGCAAGGTTTGACCGAGTAACAATCCGGAAAGTAGAGGATCGACGAGAATAGTGCGATTGCCATTATTCCAATCAAGTGCAAGCAGACCACTCTCACCTGGCTTTAAATGAGAAGCTTCTTCGGTTAGCCGTGTGTGGGTTTCGACTCCTCCCTTCAAAACGCGCTCCACGTACCAGGCAAAAATATCACCTACCGCGGACTGCCCTGCTTCTACTCCAAAATACCCAGGAAGGATCGCTCCCTTCACAATACCGCAGATGCCAGGGACGTCCGCAATTTCCTTGTCGGCTTTTACAACCCCACAATCACAGGTGGAAGTGCCGATGACTTTAACCAAAGTTCCTTCGTCCACACCTGCGCCGATCGCTCCGTAATGAACGTCAAATTCTCCAATGGCGATGGGTATACCGACAGTCAAACCCAGTTTGTCAGACCACTCTTCGCAAAGGTGACCAGCTACCTCGGAAGCATCGTATGCCTTTTCATAGAGTCGGTCTTTCAAGTCGGCCAACTTCGGATCGAGCATGTTCAAGAATTCTTTGTCCGGCAGTCCTCCCCAATCATCTGCATAAAAGGCTTTATGGCCAGCCGCGCAGACACCTCGCTTTACGGCGATTGGATCAGTCACTCCGGCCAAAATCGCAGGAATCCAATCGCACAATTCCACCCAACTGTAGGCGGCATCGAACAATTCCGGATCCACGTTCAGGCAATGCCAGATCTTCGACCAAAACCACTCGGACGAGTAAGTATTACCACACTTGGCGACATATTGAGGACGATGCTCGCGAGCCAGCCCTGTAATCGTCGCCGCCTCTTTTACACTCGTGTGATCTTTCCACAACCAGCACTGAGCATTCAGGTTTCCTTTCCAGGTGTCCTGCATCGCCAGGGCTCCGTTATATTCATCCACCGGAATCGGACTCGAACCCGTGGAATCAACGCCGAGGCCAATAACCTTGTCGGAAGAAAAATCCGGATCGGCCTGTTTAGCTAATGCAATGGCTTCAACAATACTGGACTCAATGCCGACCACATAATCTCCCGGATGTTGCCGTGCGAGGTTGTGGTCAGAGGGATCCAAAAGGATACCCAGCTCACCGCTTGGATAGTTAAATACTGAAGTACCAATTTCGGCACCATCAGCACAGCGAACAACGATACTACGAACCGAGTTGGTTCCATAATCAATTCCGATAGTATAGGCCATGGAGAATTTCTTGTGTTTTAAATAGGGTCAGGAAAATAAAAACCGGAGATTACTTAAGGGCAGTTGCCGATGGCAGCAAAAAAAGACGATTCCATGAAACGCGTAAAAAAATATGGTTTTAATCTTTGTAGGAAGTATTTTGAGTGATTGAATCTCTCCAGTCCGATAAACTTACATTCTGACTCTTTCTCTATAAATTTATGTCCAAACAACCGAACGTTATTGTATTTTTCACCGACCAGCAGCGCTGGGATACTACCGGTGCGCACGGGAATCCACTTAACCTGACTCCCAACTTTGACCGCATGGCAGACAACGGCACCCATATTGATGCCAGTATTACCTGCCAACCTGTGTGCGGCCCGGCCAGGTCTTGTTTACAAACCGGTCTCTACGCGACGCAAACCGGAAGCTGGCGAAATGGCATTCCTCTAAATCCTGAGTTAAAGACCCTCGCCGAATATTATAAGGAAGCCGGATACACCACTGGCTACATCGGAAAGTGGCACCTGGGGACCACTGAAGGCGCCGTGCCGAAGCACGAGCGCGGCGGTTATGAATACTGGCTGGCCGCGAACGTTCTTGAATTTGTTTCCGATGCCTACGACTGCGTTCTGTTTGACGAGGAGGATCAAAAGGTAAAATTACCCGGATACAGGGTGGATGCTCAAACCGATGCAGTTATACGCTACATCGACAAGAATAAGGACAACAAAAAACCCTTCTTTCTTTTTGTATCCTACCTGGAACCACACCACCAGAATCATGTGGATGACTACCCACCCCCGGATGGATACCGCGAACCCTACACAGGAAAATGGACGCCACCCGACCTTCAACAGCTGGGAGGAAGCACGGGGCAACACCTGGGTGGTTACCTTGGGATGATCAAGCGTCTGGATGAAGCGCTAGGACGCATGAACGATGCTCTAAAGAGCCTGGATCTCACCGATGACACTATCATCCTCTATACCTCGGATCACGGATGTCATTTTAAAACCCGGAATTCTGAATACAAACGTTCCGGTCATGAATCCTCGGTTCGCGTGCCCACCGCATTTTCCGGACCGGGTTTTGAGATGGGCGGACGTCGCCAGGAAGTAGTGAGTTTGATCGATCTGGTCCCCACCCTATTGGACGCCTCCGGAATAGAGCCTCCGGACCTAATGCCGGGTCGTTCCTTGATGCCGCGCTTAAGAGGATCTTCGGAAGATTGGGAGAATTGTGCTTTTATTCAAATCAGTGAATCGCAAATCGGTCGTGCCATCCGGACCAAACGATGGAAATACGGAATTGTCGCTTTGGATAAAAATGGCGAAACCGAATCCTGTGCCGATACTTACACGGAAAATTATTTATACGATTTAAAATCCGACCCATACGAACTACAGAACCTGATAGCCTTTCAATCTCACGGCCCCCTCTGCGATCACCTCAGAAAAAAGCTACTCGCTGAAATGCAGAAAGCCGGAGAAGAGGAACCAACCATTATCGAAAATGATCGAACCCTCACCGGCCAACGAAAACTGTTCGAAAAAGAGATAGAAGAGTAACTCAGGCACTGGTATCAGATTGATTTGTAACCTTCCACCCTCCTATCAACATTCCCCCAAATGACCTCCTTGGGCCTTCTCTATGCAATCATCACCGTTATAACCTGGGGACTTTGGATAACGCCTTCTGAAAAGGTAGAACTTCCAAACCCTCAGACCCGGTCTTTTTATGTGGCGGTTGGAAATTTGTTTCTCGCAACTATTGCATTGCTATTGGTCGGACCGAACAAACTCACTTTCGACTTATTTATTTTACCTTTCTTAGGCGGAGTTATCTGGGCGGTGGCTGGCATGTGCGCGTTCGTTGCCTTGGCCAATATCGGAATGGCCAAGGCGATTGGCACCTGGGCTCCTCTAAACATACTGGTCGGAATCGCCTGGGGAATGATCCTGTTCGGTGAATTTTTAAAATCCGGACCTCTGGAGATTCTACTTTCTGTCACATCCATCCTAATGATTATTGCCGGGATCTTGCTCATCGTTTTTTCCGGCAAATCCAATGAGAACTCAAAACCCTCCAGGAAGATAAAGTCGGGATTTGCAGGAGCTGTCGCAGCAGGTGTACTTTGGGGCACCTATTTCATACCAACGACTTACCTTGCCCGGCAAAACGCAGAAGCAAATGACTGGGTAACCGCATTTCCCATGGCAGTTGGCATGTTTGTCGGTAGTACGGTTTTAGTTCTCTGGGGGCGCAAACGTCCACGTTGCAAAAGCCGTACAGACTATGGACTCGTTCTACTTACAGGTATCCTCTGGTCCATCGGAAATTTCTCCATGCTGCTCATGGTACAGGAAATTGGTTTGGGTAAAGGATTCACCATTGCTCAGCTCTGCGTAGCCGTCGCCGTCCTCATCGGCATTTTCTATTTTCGAGAGCCCGCTCCCGGAACCAAAGCGGCGAAATGGACACTCATAGGAGTTGCCGTGGCCACAACCGGCGGGGTGATTCTTGGGAATCTCAAGAAAGGGATAGGTTAAACACAGTGCTTTTTTTTGAATAGCTTTTATTTTGTAGGAGCAATTTTAATCGCGACTCGAAGATACTATCGGTATTTGCTTCCAGTAATGCCGTCAAAAAGTAATACAATCATCGGTGCAGCGAGTCTTTCTCCGTCGCGCCGTTGTTGACAATCCGATTTCGGCATCGCGAGGACGCGATAGCCCTACCTCACTCACCTCGGCCCCTGCCAGGGCACACTTCCCCGTTGTTGGAAATTTAGAGCCAATATCGTCCGTCGGGGTCATACCTTGCAATCTTGACGCAGCTTGCCGAGTCAATCGATTCAAGGTTTGACCCCTTCCCGAGGTCCCTGCCACGGCACACGTCCGCGCTGCTGGAAATGTAAGGCCAATCTGGATCGCAATTCAGTGAAGTGCGGAACTTTCGAATACTCATTCTGAGACTTTCCTTCGAGAAGGTTGTTCTTTTCGTAAGGATCTTTGGCGATATTGTACATCTCGTAGGGTTCGTAGGGAGAATTGTGGACAAGTTTGAAGTCACCAATGCGAATCGCCTCGATGGTTTTCCCGTTGTAAGCTAGTCCACCTTCTCTTCGCGAAAAAATCATGGCACGTTCAGAAACGTCGACCGCACCGCCAGTCAGAACAGGGGCAAAGCTGACTCCATCGAGGGGGCCATCCCATTCAATTCCGCACACGTCCATGATGGTTGGAAAAATATCCATCGTCATCGCGGTGTGATTACTTACCGATCCTGACTGTATCGTTTTATTCCAAACCACGGCCGCCGGGACTCGCAGACCCCCTTCGTAAACCGTTCCCTTCTGATCGCGTAACGGACCGTTATCCGATCCGAAGCGAAGAGATCCTCCATTGTCACTGGTGAAGAAAATGATCGTATCGTCATAGACGCCATTGTCTTTAAGCGACTGAACAACCAGCCCAATTCCATAATCCATGTGCTCCGTCAGTGCGACAAACCTGGCACGCAGGTCCGCAATACCTGGTTCACGTTTTTTGACTTTCTCAACCCACTCTTCCGGAGGCTGAATCGGACTGTGTGGCGCGTTGTAAGCAAGGTAGAGAAAAAACGGATCCTCGTTTTTGGAGGCTTCGTCGATGTAATCCACCGCCCACTGAGAAAACAGATCTGTAGCATGACCCTCCGGATCGATCTCAACAAAGTTTCTCCGCATGAAATTATGGTCGTTACGACGGTGGTGATAATAATCATCCATCATGTCTCCAATAAAACCTTTGAAGAATTTGAATCCTCGATCGTTCGGAAGATTCGGCGATTCCAATCCCAGGTGCCATTTTCCAACCAAAGCTGTGTCGTATCCATTTTTTGAAAGAACGGTAGCGATCGAAGTCGAATTCGGATCCCAATACCCCCAAGAGTTTTCAACTCTATCCCGAATCACGCCTGGCACCCCCACCAAATCCTGCTGACGTCCCGTCAACAACGCCGCCCGTGAAGGCGAACACACCGGGCAGTTCGCATAGAAATTATCAAACCGCATACCCGCCTCCGCCAACGCATCGATCGCCGGAGTCTCGATATCCTTCTTTTCGTTGTAATAGGACACATCGTAAAACCCCTGATCGTCGGTGAAGATGATCAGGATGTTAGGCCTCTCAGCCCGTAAAAACGAACCAAAGAGGCAGGCAACAATCAGGACAGTTAGAATCCGCATCCTGGGATTAATTTCTACGACGTTCAACAACCGGGTCCTCATCCGTGACTTGATATTGCTTCCGCAGTTGGTTCAGCTGGGTTAATTTCTGCCCTTGAATCTGGGCGTACTCAGGAGTTCCATACACGGAGTTCATTTCCTCGGGATCTTTTTCCAGGTCGAAGAGTTCCCAGTCGTCGATATCCTCTCCTTCAAGCTGATAATAGTGAATGAGTTTGTAACGGCCATCGGTCACGCCATAGTGACGAGCCACGTTGTGACCGCCGGGATTTTCATAGTAGTGGTAGTAAAATGCATCTCGCCAGTCTTTGACTTTATCTCCGCGGAAGAGCGGCTCAAGGCTGCTGCCCTGCATATCTTTCGGAATCTTTACGCCTGCAATGGAGAGGAATGTTTCAGCATAGTCCAAATTGGAAACGATCTCATCGCGAACCGTGCCCGCTTTAACCACACCTGGCCAGCGAACCAGAAGTGGCGTTTTAAGAGATTCTTCGTACATCCATCGTTTGTCGAACCATCCGTGCTCACCCAGGAACCAGCCTTGATCGGATGAATAAATAACCACGGTGTTTTCGGTTAGGCCGTTTTCATCGAGGTAGTCTAAAACACGACCAATTCCATCATCCACGGATTTTACGCAGCGCAGGTAATCTTTCACATAGCGCTGATACTTCCACTGAATGATTTCCTTTTCCGTCATATTGGGAAGCGCTGCCAGGTAGGCGTCGTTCTTTTTCTTGTACGCGGCATTCCAAACCTTCCATTGCTCATCATTCAGATTACCCCGGGCTTCCAGTTTGAGGTCGCGCTCATTCATATGCGTTTTGATTTCCATCGCCTGACGGGCAGCCGATTGGGTGCGACCGGAATAATCGTCAAAGAGCGTTTCCGGCTCAGGGATCGTGACATCATCCAACCAGTTCAGATATTTGGGTCCTGGCTTCCAATCGCGGTGTGGTGCTTTGTGCTGATACATCAGCATGAAAGGCTTGTCA
Proteins encoded in this region:
- a CDS encoding sulfatase; its protein translation is MRLQKLLLGMVALVSLHLGLQAQDQPPVVSPSNPNIVFIFTDDHCEQALSAYDPTRISTPHMDRLANEGMRFTRCYVTNAICGPSRAVIQTGKYNHLNGFFRNGITFNGDQQTFPKLLQKAGYQTAVVGKWHLGSTPQGYDHYDVLVGQGPYYNPPMITKDVNGEPVTRENTGYTTDVITDKTLDWLEKDRKRDKPFMLMYQHKAPHRDWKPGPKYLNWLDDVTIPEPETLFDDYSGRTQSAARQAMEIKTHMNERDLKLEARGNLNDEQWKVWNAAYKKKNDAYLAALPNMTEKEIIQWKYQRYVKDYLRCVKSVDDGIGRVLDYLDENGLTENTVVIYSSDQGWFLGEHGWFDKRWMYEESLKTPLLVRWPGVVKAGTVRDEIVSNLDYAETFLSIAGVKIPKDMQGSSLEPLFRGDKVKDWRDAFYYHYYENPGGHNVARHYGVTDGRYKLIHYYQLEGEDIDDWELFDLEKDPEEMNSVYGTPEYAQIQGQKLTQLNQLRKQYQVTDEDPVVERRRN